The nucleotide window GTAATGACACACGCTTTTCTGTCCTGATAGGAATCAGATGTAATTAGAATATAAGGTGAGGTGATGTTCTTAAGTCTCTTTGTCTCAAgtgttacacaaacacaaagtcacCAGACGATGGCAGAGTTGGTTCAGACGGACCTGTTTGCAGTTGGGAAATATTTCTGTAATCATTACaccggagagagagagaagtagagTAGGAGAGATCTTAAACTATTTACTGATTATTCTCTTGCAGCTTGTATTGCAATCAGATCATTTTTCTCCAATATTTTTATTAGTCCTAAATTAAATGTGCTCTTTCTTGCAAGAAACCATGgacttgtttatttttcataaatatagtatttgtcactttattttcatttagtaTGGAGTGATGGAGTCTTAGACTAGAGGGACAATTTCTAGATAAAATCTATACAGAAGGTATTGTCGCTAACAGTAATTTAAAGTAAACAGTCATTTTTCTTTGAAACGCCACTGAACgtgtctgaaaaaaataaataaatcacttcACAATGAAATGTGTGGGGCCAAACATCAAATATATGACGCTTATCTGCGTATATCTCCTTCAACTTCAAAAAGGCTCAAAGACAAATCAAGCAAATAAAATCTCACATTATAAAGAGTTTATTGCAGGCAAAGAATACCATAAATAATATGTACAAACTACAGAACAACATTCCTTTTTATGGGCTCCATGGATGGCTGGTAAACAGTCTTTCAGTCTTGGGACAATTCTTCCTTTTTATGTCAACCTGACCGCTGATTCtcaaaatgtttaatattttacttagtattttttttttttttttaaatgctaaaatgctTAGCCCCAAAAGAAGTTTATCTATACTCACTTCccaatttgaatttaaaaaaagttttttagaGCTATAATGCATTTTCCAAGGTGCACAACTTTTTGGCCTATACGTAATGCAGGGGCAACTAATTAGTATTTAACAAATTATGCATACCTCTGATGAAACGtatctgtttttcagaaaagaaCTCCAAAGAAATCCACAGCAAACTATTTCCCACTTGGCATTTTAGTTTAGGCATTCAGGAAATACGTTcatgaaattatttgaaacgaCAAAGAAAGAACTTTCATGTCCAAAAACCCCGCAATATTTCAAACGATTAACCCTGTTGATTCTCCCCATTTCCTAATCAACACTGAAGGAAAAAAGTGTCAGAAGTGCAACTATGAACAGCtcttattttaaaatgcttGTTTGCAGTAAAATGAAAGTTTGAACCCATCTGATTCTagtttcctttccttttcaACATTCCAGAAAGTTGAGCGGGaacagtacagtatgtgcctGTTGAGTCTTACAGATTCTCACTCTTGTGTCATTGTTGTCGTTTCTTCTCTGCTTCTAAACAAAAATTCTCAAAAGCTTCTTCTATCTCAGGCTCCATCTCATCTTCAGAGTCGTATctgtgaaaacaacaaaacaagtgattttttttttcttcttttcagatCTTCCAGACAAATGTGCTCCTGAATGTCTAATGGTGTATGTAACTAATGCCACATTACCAACAATTTGTGTAAGAAACTGCCAtatacacaacaaaaaaacaagctcaCAGACAAACCCTACAAAGTTCTGAGAGAGAGGATAGGTGCAAGCTAAGCCTTCTTTCATACCTAACTGCTGACTAATTTGAATCTAAGGCAATGGTTAACCCTGTTGCATTATGGTCCAGTCAAACACATTCACCAAGCTCAGGGGCCCACAGGTCAGTCGTGGTCATATGACCTGTGTGAAGCCACTATGCAGCCACATAAGTGAAGATGTGCCAGCAGCAGGGGGCTACTGTTGAACTTGTAAAGATTTGGGTCTTAATAGAACCATAATTTAGTGTTGAATAACCCAGATAATTAATAAAGCAGCAGTTACCAGaaaatctgatttaaaaaatgcaatgcaagtACTAAAATAATCCCAACACATTACTTTCATAACATCCACGTTATTTGTACTTTAGATGCTTGTTTGCCTACGAAACTAATGGATAAATAATgaaagcatgtcaaaaaaattgtttgttcACTAAATATACGGTTGTCAACTTAGACACAATTCTAGTTACTCAATGTCTCTTTCGATACCAAGGCAAAAAAGCCAGTTGCCACAGCTAACAATCTTGCTTTTTGGTACTTTTGATAGTATCAAATGTAAAATTAACTAGTAGAATTAGTAGATCGTAAAGTTTAAAACACGTGGTATCGAAGAAGTATCAATTCTTTTGACAACTTTAAAGGttcagtgtgtaggatttagtgcCATTTAGTGGTGGGGTTGCAGATTGCAACCAATTGAAACTTCTCTTATGTGCCAGCGTGTGGGAGAAGTACTGTACAGTGGCTGACGCGAAAGGCCCGACCTAGAACCAGTGTTTGGTTTGTCCGTTTTGGGCTACTGAAGAAACATGGCGGTGCAACATGGCGGAATCTGTGAAGACGACCCGTTCCACATTAGAGTTTGGTGGTATCCAAATGTTGACGCCGTgaaacctcctccctattttaccgcGGTATACGTTATTACAgtgactaattaaaaaatgatgacGTAAGGCACAGAAGGTGTCACCAAACTGATGGCTTGTGCCTACaccgttcagaaactgaataaCAAACACTAACACTGAaacatctctctcttctcattaGGTCGGAATccaaaatgctgccaaactgcagaagtgATGACAACCGCACATTTttttaggtattaaataaattatatttaatatttaatccttgtctcctataaaagtgcattgcttttttttaacgaCAGTATTGAAATTGATATTATTATCGGCCAACCCTACTCCATATGTAGATAAAAACATTCTAAGGTAAGGGAAACACGACTCTTATTTAGTGGGTCATTATGCACTAGTGAACATAGCTATTAAAATTATATTCCATTTCTGCCAATAGATTGccctaaatcctacacactatTCATTGTATGCAGCGGGTGGAGATAATGAATTGGTTAATCTTAACTAATGTTATGCATCAGGTAGGACAGCATTATACTATCATTCCTAAAGTGGTGTAAATGCATGTATTCAATCACTTTGTTTCAATTTACACAACACAATTGACTTCCTTTTTGAATCACATAACTATGTCTCTATTTGGACAATACCTTGCACTGAATTTTTTGTAGCTGCCTGCTCAGTTTCCACTATACAaccaatctaaaaaaaaaacatcacaaagctGTGACTGGCATTGATTTAATGTTTTCTGATTATGGCTTAGGATGTGATAGTAATTTATTTGAATGGAACATTCAGGGAAAGGTGTGCCTGACCCATCTATGTTTTTTCATCCCTATGATGTgtacttacatttcatttccattttctcCATCAAGATCATGGAAATAGTCCTGCCTGTCCAGGATCTCTTGGTATTTCTCAGCATATTCTGTAAAAGCAGAGAGGCAGACGTTAAGGCACATGAGAGGCAGCAACACgttttttctatttaaattaGTGAGGACTGCTTCTTTTTACCGTTTAAAGGACTTATTCAATGACTAGGATAAGGAGAGTAACCGGAATGAATTAAGCCAAGATGCATATTTATTACAAATATTTCTATCTAAAATTGGATATCAGAAGCTTGAGCGTGTAAATTGAAATTTAAgaaattttgactttttttgtcttctagCCTTTTCATTTGTGTGCATAAACTACACAGAAACACTTAATATTATTATCGTGGGTTTTTATATCTCCATAACCAACAAGATCTTACATGTCCATTGTGCCTGTGATTGACTGAACACAAAAGAAAACCTTAGACAGCAAACCTGTGTTGCCCGCTCCTGATCTATCATCTAAACATGTGTGCATAGTCTCACCTGGGTCTGCTGCTGTAAAAGGAGTACCATCTTCTGTGTAGAATGTAGGTTCATTCTGAGAGGAGACAAACAAATccataaaaaacagaaattcagAGAAAGAAATtctgaattaaaaagaaaagaaaaaatgggaGTATAGTACAGTGGACACTCACCATGAAGTAGTTAGGGTCGTTGTCCGGCGTGGCGTTGCTGGCTGCTGCAGCAGCCCGGACTCGGCCCCAATCACTAGATCTCAACTCCACTAGTTTAAGAAGCATCTGTCTGACATCCCTGAGGACAGACATGTTCATATCAGAAGGTTTTACACAGCATCTATGAGGGTTTAATtctgaaatattttgttttttggcgCTTCAGCCTTTTGCCAGTTTATGGCTGACTTCTGAATGACGCTACATGTTCCcattgccgtgtgtgtgtgtttgtgtgtgttaaaaagCTAAACCTCTTTTGGTTTCTCTGGTTGTTtctaaaacttaataaaaaccTGATATACTTGATGACTTCATTTTTTGGGAAAGAATATCTATTCTTCTAAAAGCGTTTGATTATGGATGAATGTCTTCAACACTTACGCCTGGGACACACATGATCATTGGGTGCAACTATGTTGGCAGACACCTCTGCAAATATCCCTGTAAGTTTGGAGCATCTCAGATGTCTACGCATAGTCAAGCTTTTTATATCTACAGTTATCTTAAGCCTAAGCGTTGAGTAGCAGCAGCGCACAAAAGACCACATTGGTCTACACACCTGCTGCAAGTGGCATCCAGTAGAATAGTTTCTATTCTTTGGATCAGTTCCTCCATGTGTGGTTTTCCACTCTCTTTCCACGTGTCATCCAGGACCGAGCCTGTCAGCTGTAAATTTAAAAGACATTGTTATTACTTTCCCACACAGTAGAACTACAAATCTGTAAACATATCTCATTGAGATTTGAAACCTTGAGCAGTTTGACAGCGCAAATGAGATTTGCATCGTCAGGTTTGGAGAACAGACTGATTAACAGGTCTTTCAGCGCATTGAGGAGGATATCTGCTCGATTTGGAGGTCCTTTTGCTCTCTTTatctaaacaaacaaaaagaagattGGCACAAATAACGCATGACTGATGCAATGAGCAATTCAAATAAGTGACAAGTTGATACAAATAAgcataaaattgtattttgcttggtctgtttttttatatgaatGGACTGCTTTGACAAATTAGCAAGTACTCTTAGCAAGTCCAGCAAAGTGTTCCCCAGTGCCACTGGGGCAGCATGTGGGCCCCCCGACAAGCTCACAACCTGCAGTATAAGCATTGCTTGCGAGGCTAAATTCAGTGCAAGGTATTGTCCAAATAGAGACATAATCATTTGATTCAAAAAGGAAGTCACTATAGTGAAGTGAAAATTTAAACAAAGTGATTAAATACATGCATTTGCATTACATGATAAAATACTGCTGTCTTACCTCCAGGCTAAGATAGAGCTCTCCAAGAAATAGCACAAAAGAGTGGAATTTCTTCTGAGTCTCCGGGTCTCCTCGAACCGCTACATCCCTCTGTTCATACTCTTTTCGACATCTACGGAAGAAATTGTTCTTcctttttaatgttaatttgACTAAACAATGACAGTTTACAATGCTCAGTAAAAATACTTCAACTTCTAGTATCGCTTTTGTGATACCAACATGTGTTACTGCTTCTACATTGTCTAATAAGAAAATGACCCTTTTTCCTCAATCCAATTATCAAGAAATTGTATTGAATGAAAGTTTTTTATCATTCGATCTAGTCTACTACCCCCAATATGAACCCAcagtaaatacaataaaagcaGGAATAAATCACCTTTGCAGGAGCAGCTGACGGTAGTTGCCACTTGGTGGACTGACAATGAGGTGATGCGACAGGTAGTTACAGAGCCTGGCACCAGTGTAAGAGAAGTTTGGAATGGCAGTAGACtgcaatgaaaagaaaacttgaTACTCAGTAAGGTACCTTatacaattgtttgttttgtcagaaacatgcatttatattagtgctgtcaaatgattcaaatatttaattgcaattaatcacattaatgtcatagttaacactgaattaattgcacatttttatttattagaaaTGTCtcctgatttctttttgtcccattactttttctcactttaatgctcttatcaacacggaaaagtggattggcttgctttgtgcaaatgttgttttgtttttttaagtgaaaacaacattggcatatagcctgtAGCGTACAATTTaagtaacattctcacttggagcaaataatctctcacacaatgtaacactgtccatcaataaaatggtgaaaaaaatactttgacaaaggggcggagaattggcatcagctgtgtgcttggccatcaagtggtatttcagactggacgtgatgcaatgatagctcagttcacaactacaaaacacacagatcactttggtcttgtcaatggaaccatttggaaacttttaaatagtaaactttccattcagaatcttattggcattcattttggcgtctcGTGcttgccatccactcaaaacgtaacgttactactctttggtcagctcgcaagcccaaacaagtgcgTGCCTGTTGTTTCGGTTCTAGTCTAGTAgatctggtgtggtgttgtagtttttctaacgttactaatTGTTGCAACatgtgtaaaaaactaaaaagtttgCTATGCGGAAAAAAttacgccgttaaaatgggtttgcgttaacaccGTTAATAACGCGTTAACTGACTGCActaatttatatttaatgtgtatGCGGTGTTTAGGCAGGTTTGGTGTGAAATCATTGTGTTTGAAATGTATATAAAGCAAAATGAAGACTGAATGTGTGTCTCCAAACCTGTGTGTAGATCAGTTCCACCAGCTCCTTCAACAACTCTTCAGTAGTAACCCAGGAATTGAGCATGCCAGTTATTTGTTCAACATCCGACTCGAAGGATCCTGGTGAGGAGCTCAGGTGGGCCAGGAATTCTGTGACTGTATCAGCCAAGGTTGGTTCACCGTAATAGCTGTCGTCATCATAAAAAGAGGGGTCctacacaaaaaaatcacaatacaaacaaaataaaaaaaatctcaacgCAATATAATGGAGAATCTTAACATattcaaataaagaaaatcGAAGTTCACGACATAGTAATGATGGATGCTTGGAAtcttgttcctgctgacaatcatgaaccatatttatacacacatatttaagctcttattctctttctttctttgttgactgtctttttttattcagttgcttgttttatgtgtcatgcgtttgactatgtaaagttgtacagtatgtttatttcctttttattcagttgcttgttctatgtgtcatgtgtttgactatgtaaagttgtacagtatgttcatatctatttctgtagcctcttggccaggtcatgtttgtaaatgagaattggttctcaaacagtttacctggataaataaaggttaaataaataaaataaaaacgacaTAGTAATGATGGATGCGCTACTGGGGAGGGGCGGTATGGATTTGTAGTTATCGCAgttgaaaagcaagaaattccTGCGGTAGTGCGGTATACCGCAACACCCTTACGAAAGTAGCGTAAGTTTGAGCGAGCATGGCAAGGTGAGTGATGTCAGTGCCCGTGTGGTCACGCAAGAAGAGCGAGCGGTAACGGAAAGTAGCCTATGAGTGCCGCCGTGAGGAAAAGCGAGAGGGAAAAAAGATAGCAAACTTGGTGTAAAAGGAGTCAaaagttaacattaaaaaaacaagcttgAGCTTCACAAGACACGGTGGCTTTATCTGTTGTCAATACCGCCGGTAAAGTGAATAGTTACCCCCGAAAAATATCGACTTAACCCTTAGCACAGTGTTTCCATTTCAGCTCAATATGAAAATCTTTACTGTGTTTTGCTGTCATATACGGCCAAGttgctttctctcctctccaacTCGGCTTTCTGCTAATTTGTTGCTCTCTCTAATGTAACCAACATAAGCTGCTTTGTTTAGGCTACAAAAGGGACATGCAGGCTGAAACTCAACAGTGCGGGTTTTGTCGGGATTGAGCTATAAACAGAAAGGAACTccgctagctgctaggctaatgtgcAATGGACTGCAGCGGTAACGTTGGTGTGTCCACGTCCACCTCAGCTCAATGGACTGCCCATCACCATATGCAAAGTTGAAGTGACGAGCAACTTAAGTTTCTTTCTCTCCATAAACTCTTGAATGTAGGGTTGAAGACAGTCGATGAGGAAAACACAATTATTATTGCTTTCATTATATTTCCCATCACATGATATCTGTTCTCCTGTAACTTCCGTGatcaaaaagtaaataaatgaattttaaaaatatatacatatgcgGTGATGATGGCATCGCCGCGGTAGTGACACGTGACCGCGGTATTGCAGTAATGCTGTAACCGTCCCAGACCTAGCTCCTGACACAGTCCTTGACTCCAACttggaaggaaaaaaacacttaaataggGATAATAGTGTCAGAATAAAGGCAATGATGGTGTGAAAATTCCTCTTACTTCATACGGGTTGATTCCGGAGGGGACAAACTCTGGGGCACTGGCAGAAAGCTTTGATGACTTGACCAAAGAATCCACTTCATTAAAACCTGTGGAGGCAGACGTGCTGTTGGCATTTGTACTTTGTTGGGGTTTGCTCTGTCTTTTCAAATCTGAAAGAGGACAAAGaaagatgttttctttgttACATGTGACACTATTCATCCCATTGTTACTGTTGTAatctattaatttaaaaatgttaaactttcaaaaaagcctgtccaaataaatatatatttcctTTTGAGAAAAATACTGACTTATTTACCAAAACTTGTTCAAACATGGGTCATTGATGTgtatttaatagtttttttttggcagcAATGAAagtctatggcacagaggaatatgCTACATCAGGCCTTGGACACAGAGATAGTACTTGTTAGTAGGATCAATTATTTGCTGGTTTTAGTCTTTTCATGGGTGACTTTATTATCCCAGATGCAAATGGGTTTGCAATGTGGgcacaaaatgtaaaacacatacacagtaaaaaacaacaatcaacaGGACATAGTCCACCCATAACAAACAGATTGCAATACTAAACACTGTAATGCAGTGCTTATACAGTTTTGTGCTTATAAACCTATGTTGAGTGCAAAGATGCAATACATTACCAACTAAAAAACATTACTTCCTAATATGTATCACAGTCCTGCTGTGTCAGTAATAAGAGTTTCAATGGCAAGATAGTGTGTGTACACCCGCTCCCCAGTGCTGCAACTGATTGTGTGACATGTGTGCTTGTCGCAGCCCCAATCTCCCAGACTTATCTGTTACACTTTATACTGTAAGGGCTGCTTAAGTACAGTGCATATCTACATATTAGAGCAATATCTGTAGTTGGTTGGCTGATCCCAGAAATTAGTACTAAATTATGCTGGGTATGAACTGTAGTGATGAAGtgatatttcatttaaataatttgtttcagAAGGAAATACCAACACATATTTTACCATACAAGTTGATACAAATGTACTTTTAGGAGACA belongs to Etheostoma spectabile isolate EspeVRDwgs_2016 chromosome 5, UIUC_Espe_1.0, whole genome shotgun sequence and includes:
- the paip1 gene encoding polyadenylate-binding protein-interacting protein 1, whose product is MNDSFDRAPGAGRTRNLTADPGLAGSAAGDCDTKTTLFNQREPLRQPRTSPPFAENISTANVVGGGDLKRQSKPQQSTNANSTSASTGFNEVDSLVKSSKLSASAPEFVPSGINPYEDPSFYDDDSYYGEPTLADTVTEFLAHLSSSPGSFESDVEQITGMLNSWVTTEELLKELVELIYTQSTAIPNFSYTGARLCNYLSHHLIVSPPSGNYRQLLLQRCRKEYEQRDVAVRGDPETQKKFHSFVLFLGELYLSLEIKRAKGPPNRADILLNALKDLLISLFSKPDDANLICAVKLLKLTGSVLDDTWKESGKPHMEELIQRIETILLDATCSRDVRQMLLKLVELRSSDWGRVRAAAAASNATPDNDPNYFMNEPTFYTEDGTPFTAADPEYAEKYQEILDRQDYFHDLDGENGNEIYDSEDEMEPEIEEAFENFCLEAEKKRQQ